A window of the Desulfovibrio sp. UIB00 genome harbors these coding sequences:
- a CDS encoding hydrogenase small subunit, with protein sequence MRIAVGLGKKGGEERLERQGISRRDFMKFCTAVAVTMGFGPSFASEVAAALTGRRPSVVYLHAAECTGCSEALLRTYKPFIDAVILDTISLDYHETIMAAAGEAAEQALHAAVENPNGFVCMVEGAIPTGMDNKYGYIGGHTMYDICKEILPKAKAVVNIGTCACYGGVQAAKPNPTGAKGVNECFASLGVKGINIPGCPPNPLNMVGALVAFLQGQKIELDELGRPLMFFGQSVHDLCERRKHFDAGEFAPSFNSEEARKGWCLYEVGCKGPQTYNNCPKVLFNETNWPVAAGHPCIGCSEPGFWDEMSPFYQN encoded by the coding sequence ATGCGTATTGCCGTGGGTCTGGGCAAAAAAGGCGGAGAAGAGCGTTTAGAGCGCCAGGGCATAAGCCGCCGTGACTTCATGAAATTCTGCACGGCGGTGGCGGTGACGATGGGCTTTGGCCCCTCGTTCGCCTCCGAGGTGGCCGCTGCGCTGACCGGACGTCGTCCTTCAGTGGTGTATTTGCACGCCGCTGAATGCACGGGCTGTTCCGAAGCGCTGCTGCGCACTTACAAACCCTTTATTGATGCCGTCATTCTTGACACCATCTCTCTTGACTACCACGAAACCATCATGGCCGCCGCTGGCGAAGCCGCCGAACAGGCCCTGCATGCCGCCGTGGAAAATCCCAATGGCTTTGTCTGTATGGTCGAAGGCGCCATTCCTACGGGCATGGACAACAAGTATGGCTACATTGGCGGCCATACCATGTACGACATCTGCAAAGAAATTCTGCCCAAGGCCAAGGCCGTGGTCAACATCGGCACCTGTGCCTGCTACGGCGGCGTTCAGGCTGCCAAGCCGAACCCCACCGGCGCCAAGGGCGTGAACGAATGCTTTGCCAGCCTGGGCGTCAAGGGCATCAATATTCCCGGCTGCCCCCCCAACCCCCTCAATATGGTCGGCGCACTTGTGGCCTTCTTGCAGGGCCAGAAGATTGAACTGGACGAACTGGGCCGCCCGCTCATGTTCTTTGGTCAGAGCGTGCATGACCTTTGCGAACGCCGCAAGCACTTCGACGCCGGCGAGTTTGCGCCTTCCTTCAATTCGGAAGAAGCGCGCAAGGGCTGGTGCCTTTACGAAGTGGGCTGCAAAGGCCCGCAGACGTACAACAACTGTCCCAAGGTTCTCTTCAATGAGACCAACTGGCCGGTGGCTGCCGGGCATCCCTGCATTGGTTGCAGCGAACCCGGTTTCTGGGACGAAATGTCGCCGTTCTACCAGAACTAG
- a CDS encoding nickel-dependent hydrogenase large subunit, whose amino-acid sequence MSQIKQTPQSSYTGPIVVDPLTRIEGHLRIEVEVEGGKIKDARSCGTLYRGLEVILKGRDPRDAQHFTQRTCGVCTYTHALASTRALEDAINKPIPANATYIRNLVMAMQFMHDHVVHFYHLHALDFVDVANALQADPAKAAKLAQSISPRPAKAEDFAAVQAKLKTFIESGQLGPFTNAYFLGGHPSYYLEPEANLVATAHYLEALRAQVEIAKGMAVFGAKNPHTQFTVAGGVTCYEALSPQRIKEFRELYKKARTFIEQVYIPDLLMVAGQYKDWAAIGGTDNFMAFGEFPAAGGERDLNSRWYKPGVIYDRKIGSVQPFDPSKIEEHVRHSWYEGDKARTPYEGETKPFFTKMGDTDRYSWLKAPRYAGQSMETGPLAQVLVAYGQNHKTIKPAVDGVLKALNVGPEALFSTLGRTAARGIQTLVIAQQTENWLNEYENNIAKDKQIVEDYAVPANAKGVGFLDAPRGGLSHWIRIEEGKIGNFQLVVPTTWNLGPRDAKGVMGAAEHALVGTPVADPKRPVEILRTIHSFDPCIACAVHVIDGETNEVHKFKVL is encoded by the coding sequence ATGAGCCAGATCAAACAAACGCCCCAGAGCAGCTACACCGGGCCCATTGTGGTGGACCCGCTGACCCGCATCGAAGGGCATCTGCGTATTGAAGTTGAAGTTGAAGGCGGCAAAATCAAGGACGCCCGCAGCTGCGGCACACTTTACCGTGGCCTTGAAGTCATCCTGAAGGGCCGCGATCCGCGTGATGCCCAACACTTCACCCAGCGCACATGCGGCGTCTGCACCTACACGCACGCCCTTGCTTCCACCCGCGCGCTTGAAGACGCTATCAACAAGCCCATTCCGGCCAACGCCACCTATATCCGCAACCTCGTCATGGCCATGCAGTTCATGCATGACCACGTGGTGCACTTCTATCACCTGCACGCCCTCGACTTTGTGGACGTGGCCAATGCCCTGCAGGCCGACCCGGCCAAGGCAGCCAAGCTGGCCCAGTCCATTTCGCCGCGTCCGGCCAAGGCAGAAGACTTTGCCGCCGTGCAGGCCAAACTGAAGACCTTTATCGAAAGCGGCCAGCTTGGCCCCTTCACCAACGCCTACTTCCTGGGCGGCCACCCGAGCTACTACCTGGAGCCGGAAGCCAACCTGGTCGCCACCGCCCACTATCTGGAAGCCCTGCGCGCCCAGGTGGAAATTGCCAAGGGCATGGCCGTGTTCGGCGCCAAAAACCCGCACACCCAGTTCACCGTGGCTGGCGGCGTGACCTGCTACGAAGCCTTGTCGCCCCAGCGCATCAAGGAATTCCGCGAATTGTACAAGAAGGCCCGCACCTTCATTGAACAGGTCTACATTCCCGACCTGCTCATGGTTGCTGGTCAGTACAAGGACTGGGCGGCCATTGGCGGCACCGACAACTTCATGGCGTTTGGCGAATTCCCCGCTGCTGGCGGCGAACGCGACCTCAACAGCCGCTGGTACAAGCCCGGCGTCATCTATGACCGCAAGATCGGCTCGGTGCAGCCCTTTGATCCTTCCAAGATCGAAGAACACGTGCGCCACAGCTGGTACGAAGGCGACAAGGCCCGCACCCCCTACGAAGGCGAAACCAAACCCTTCTTCACCAAGATGGGCGATACTGACCGTTATTCCTGGCTCAAGGCTCCCCGCTACGCGGGTCAGTCCATGGAAACCGGCCCCCTCGCTCAGGTGCTGGTGGCCTACGGTCAGAACCACAAGACCATCAAGCCTGCGGTTGACGGCGTGCTGAAGGCCCTGAACGTTGGCCCCGAAGCCCTGTTCTCCACCTTGGGCCGTACTGCTGCCCGTGGTATCCAGACTCTGGTTATCGCCCAGCAGACCGAAAACTGGCTCAACGAGTACGAAAACAACATTGCCAAGGACAAGCAGATCGTCGAAGACTACGCTGTTCCTGCCAATGCCAAGGGCGTGGGCTTCCTGGATGCCCCCCGTGGCGGTCTTTCGCACTGGATCCGCATTGAAGAAGGCAAGATCGGCAACTTCCAGCTCGTGGTGCCCACCACCTGGAACCTCGGACCCCGGGACGCCAAGGGCGTTATGGGTGCTGCCGAGCATGCGCTTGTCGGCACCCCTGTGGCCGATCCCAAGCGCCCGGTTGAAATCCTGCGCACCATCCACTCCTTCGACCCCTGCATCGCCTGCGCCGTGCATGTTATCGATGGAGAAACCAACGAAGTGCACAAGTTCAAGGTGCTGTAG
- a CDS encoding HyaD/HybD family hydrogenase maturation endopeptidase has translation MGVGNILLTDEGFGVRAVEYLQAKYTWPENVRLEDGGTQGLLLMSTLMDCDTLVVLDVVLGPEKPGTIYMLEGEDLRKSLSFRDSMHQTDLLDTLITCSMAGHDVQAVVFGLQPFDYHTMQVGLTPEAEKLLPEFCTKVVAALAERGIATAQPVA, from the coding sequence ATGGGCGTCGGCAACATATTGCTGACAGACGAAGGCTTCGGCGTACGCGCCGTGGAATATTTGCAGGCCAAATACACATGGCCGGAAAATGTTCGCCTTGAAGACGGCGGCACACAAGGCCTTTTGCTTATGTCCACGCTGATGGATTGCGATACGCTGGTGGTTCTTGACGTGGTGCTTGGGCCGGAAAAACCCGGCACCATCTATATGCTGGAAGGCGAAGACCTGCGCAAAAGCCTGAGCTTCCGCGATTCCATGCACCAGACAGATCTTCTGGATACGCTGATCACGTGCAGCATGGCCGGGCATGATGTGCAGGCCGTTGTTTTTGGCCTGCAGCCTTTTGACTACCACACAATGCAGGTGGGGCTGACCCCGGAAGCCGAAAAACTGCTGCCGGAATTTTGCACCAAGGTTGTTGCTGCCCTTGCAGAGCGCGGCATCGCCACCGCACAGCCTGTCGCCTGA
- a CDS encoding DUF523 domain-containing protein, whose product MTPRYIVSACLAGERCRYDGGDNTCELVVRLVEEGRAVSVCPEVLGGLETPRSPCERLGNRVVNRDGQDVTDAFERGAALAVDLARKNACTAAIIKSRSPSCGFDRIYDGSFSHTFCAGDGVWAEMLRAEGFALFSELSLPDES is encoded by the coding sequence ATGACTCCGCGCTACATAGTCAGCGCCTGTCTGGCTGGCGAGCGCTGCCGCTATGACGGCGGCGACAATACCTGTGAGCTCGTGGTGCGGCTGGTGGAAGAAGGCAGGGCAGTGTCTGTCTGCCCGGAGGTTCTGGGCGGGCTTGAAACGCCGCGCAGCCCCTGCGAACGGCTGGGCAACCGCGTTGTGAACCGTGACGGGCAAGACGTGACGGATGCTTTTGAGCGTGGCGCAGCCCTTGCTGTGGACCTTGCCCGCAAGAATGCCTGCACCGCCGCAATTATAAAGAGCCGCTCTCCGTCCTGCGGATTTGACCGCATTTATGATGGCAGCTTCAGCCACACGTTTTGTGCGGGGGATGGCGTGTGGGCAGAGATGCTGCGCGCCGAGGGCTTTGCCCTGTTCAGCGAACTCTCGCTCCCAGACGAGTCCTGA
- a CDS encoding bacteriocin-type signal sequence, which produces METKSEVKLHEEIEKMEYEPLDPVELKLVHWSWGIGVALLVVLFVISKFVMTTH; this is translated from the coding sequence ATGGAAACGAAAAGCGAAGTTAAGCTTCACGAAGAAATCGAGAAGATGGAATACGAACCGCTGGATCCCGTTGAACTCAAGCTCGTTCACTGGAGCTGGGGCATCGGCGTGGCTCTGCTGGTTGTGCTCTTTGTCATCAGCAAGTTCGTCATGACCACGCACTAG
- a CDS encoding putative sulfate exporter family transporter: MASTKAYNEDKVALLIGCFIFLLALGKFAGLDLLGWGLKMGMWVKSPLDCWASASKGALPGVGALIASYVFIAAVMSVGIKLMKGNIGKFLYGFTCIFFIAIACYTVGANAYIAANPTEIAKQGITWSLGLSTEAGLIVALVMGILLGNLTPGFAESLREACRPELFVKIAIVILGAELGVKAADAAGFAGHVIFRGLCAIVEAYLLYWSVVYYVARKYFKFNKEWAAPLASGISICGVSAAIATGGAIRARPVVPIMVSSLVVVFTCIEMLILPFIAQHFLYTEPMVAGGWMGLAVKSDGGAIASGAITESLILSKMAGLGTKWEPGWVVMVTTTVKIFIDMFIGVWALVLAYIWTAKFDKTRGERTMTWSDVMDRFPRFVLGYLGTFLILLFFCLSSPELHKLGKSMAGALNGFRVMFFLLTFFSIGLVSNFRKLKEEGIGRLAVVYIVCLFGFIIWVGLFISYAFFHGMTPPVMAG; encoded by the coding sequence ATGGCATCAACAAAAGCCTATAATGAAGACAAAGTAGCCCTGCTTATCGGCTGCTTCATCTTCTTGCTGGCGCTGGGCAAGTTCGCTGGCCTGGATCTGCTGGGCTGGGGCCTCAAAATGGGCATGTGGGTCAAAAGCCCGCTGGATTGCTGGGCTTCGGCCTCTAAGGGTGCATTGCCTGGCGTGGGGGCTCTGATCGCCAGCTATGTGTTCATTGCCGCCGTCATGTCTGTGGGCATCAAGCTCATGAAAGGCAACATCGGCAAGTTCCTTTACGGTTTTACCTGCATTTTCTTCATTGCCATCGCCTGCTACACTGTTGGCGCCAACGCCTACATTGCAGCCAACCCCACGGAAATCGCCAAGCAGGGCATCACATGGTCGCTTGGTCTGAGCACCGAGGCTGGCCTTATTGTGGCCTTGGTCATGGGCATTCTGCTGGGCAACCTTACGCCTGGTTTTGCTGAATCCCTGCGCGAAGCCTGCCGTCCCGAACTTTTCGTCAAAATCGCCATCGTTATTCTTGGTGCTGAGCTTGGCGTGAAGGCCGCCGACGCCGCTGGCTTTGCCGGTCACGTTATTTTCCGAGGCCTGTGCGCCATTGTTGAAGCTTACTTGCTGTACTGGTCCGTTGTTTACTACGTGGCTCGCAAGTACTTCAAGTTCAATAAGGAATGGGCCGCTCCCCTTGCTTCGGGCATTTCCATCTGCGGCGTCTCTGCGGCCATCGCCACCGGCGGCGCCATCCGCGCCCGGCCTGTGGTGCCGATCATGGTGTCCTCGCTGGTCGTGGTGTTCACCTGCATCGAAATGCTGATCCTGCCCTTTATCGCGCAGCACTTCCTGTACACCGAACCCATGGTGGCCGGTGGCTGGATGGGCCTTGCCGTTAAGTCTGACGGCGGCGCTATCGCCAGCGGCGCCATCACTGAATCCCTGATTCTTTCCAAGATGGCTGGCCTCGGCACCAAGTGGGAGCCAGGCTGGGTCGTGATGGTGACCACCACCGTCAAAATCTTCATCGATATGTTCATCGGCGTATGGGCCCTGGTCCTCGCCTACATCTGGACTGCCAAGTTCGACAAAACCCGTGGCGAACGCACCATGACCTGGAGCGACGTTATGGATCGTTTCCCCCGCTTCGTGCTGGGGTACCTTGGCACCTTCCTGATCCTGCTGTTCTTCTGCCTGTCTTCGCCTGAACTGCACAAGCTCGGCAAGTCCATGGCCGGCGCCCTCAACGGCTTCCGCGTCATGTTCTTCCTGCTGACCTTCTTCAGCATTGGTCTGGTGTCCAACTTCCGCAAGCTGAAGGAAGAAGGCATTGGCCGTCTGGCAGTTGTGTACATCGTGTGCCTGTTCGGCTTCATCATCTGGGTGGGCCTGTTCATTTCTTATGCCTTCTTCCACGGCATGACCCCGCCTGTGATGGCTGGCTAG